In candidate division KSB1 bacterium, the sequence ATGTTGCAGCCCCTGGAACAGCCTGCACAAATGGAGTCGGTTTTATGCAGATTCCACACTCGCTCTTTGAATCGAAATTGGCGACTGGTCAAAGCACCCACGGGACAGATATCGGTGACGCAATAGCTGTATGGATCATCAAAGGTATCGCCTGGAGCCAGGGAAACGTAGGTTTTATCGCCCCGTTCGACCAATCCCAATTTATTGGTCTTCGACACTTCCCTGGTAAACCGAACACAGCGGGAACAGGCGATGCAGCGTTCGGCATCATAAATAATGCGATCGCTAAAAATGTAGAGCTTTTCTTTGGCAACTTTTTCTTCATTGAAACGGGATTTGTCCCCCGAGAACATCATGTATTGATCCTGCAACATGCACTCGCCCGCCTTATCGCAGATGGGGCAATCCAGCGGATGATTGATCAGAATAAACTCCAGCATGGCCTTACGCATCTGGGCGATCTCGGGCGTGTTGGTGTACACGATCATCCCATCGGCCACAGGCGTCATGCACGACGGTTGCGGCTTGGGATTGCGCTCGATCTTCACCAGGC encodes:
- a CDS encoding 2Fe-2S iron-sulfur cluster-binding protein, with the translated sequence MKDVTLTVDGKKLTVPEGTLIIDACEQNGIYIPRFCYHKHLTKSGNCRMCLVKIERNPKPQPSCMTPVADGMIVYTNTPEIAQMRKAMLEFILINHPLDCPICDKAGECMLQDQYMMFSGDKSRFNEEKVAKEKLYIFSDRIIYDAERCIACSRCVRFTREVSKTNKLGLVERGDKTYVSLAPGDTFDDPYSYCVTDICPVGALTSRQFRFKERVWNLHKTDSICAGCSRGCNIIIETKNNKIYRVRPRENPNVNKSWMCDFARIYYMNPIKNRATGV